The following coding sequences lie in one Euhalothece natronophila Z-M001 genomic window:
- the hisA gene encoding 1-(5-phosphoribosyl)-5-[(5-phosphoribosylamino)methylideneamino]imidazole-4-carboxamide isomerase, translating into MDIIPAIDLLDGKCVRLYQGDYNQAEVFSDRAVEMAQKWESQGATRLHLVDLDGAKAGKPMNQSTIAEIVETVSIPVQVGGGLRDRASIAELFNLGVSNAIVGTIAVEQPQLVQSLCQEFPQQITIGIDARNGKVATRGWLETSEILAKDLAQQMANQGAAAIIYTDIYRDGTLTGPNLEALRDLAKSLSIPVIASGGISSITDLLSLLALEPQGVTGAILGRSLYANKISLTEAVQAVGNGRLQDVPPQSDFSTFA; encoded by the coding sequence ATGGATATTATTCCTGCTATTGATTTATTAGACGGGAAATGTGTTCGGCTGTATCAGGGCGATTATAATCAAGCCGAAGTATTCAGCGATCGCGCTGTGGAGATGGCGCAAAAATGGGAAAGTCAAGGGGCAACTCGTCTCCATTTAGTGGATTTAGATGGGGCAAAAGCAGGGAAACCCATGAATCAAAGCACCATTGCTGAAATTGTAGAAACGGTTTCGATTCCTGTGCAGGTAGGAGGAGGATTGCGCGATCGCGCTAGTATTGCGGAACTGTTTAATTTAGGGGTAAGTAATGCGATTGTTGGAACGATTGCTGTAGAACAACCCCAATTAGTTCAATCCCTGTGTCAAGAATTTCCCCAACAAATTACCATTGGCATTGATGCCCGCAATGGCAAAGTTGCCACCCGAGGCTGGTTAGAAACCTCCGAAATTTTAGCAAAAGACCTAGCCCAACAAATGGCAAACCAAGGCGCAGCTGCAATTATTTATACTGATATTTATCGGGATGGCACTTTAACTGGCCCCAATTTAGAAGCCCTGCGCGATCTCGCAAAATCTCTTAGTATCCCTGTAATTGCGTCAGGGGGCATTAGTTCTATCACTGATCTGCTGAGTTTACTTGCCCTCGAACCCCAAGGCGTAACAGGGGCCATTTTAGGGCGTTCTCTTTATGCGAACAAAATTAGTCTAACTGAGGCGGTGCAAGCAGTGGGAAATGGACGTTTACAAGATGTTCCTCCTCAGTCTGATTTTTCAACATTTGCTTAG
- a CDS encoding fasciclin domain-containing protein — protein MATIVDVAVNNDSFKTLVEAVKVADLVDTLASGGPFTVFAPTDEAFAKLPPGTIQTLVQNPPQLARILTYHVVSGAYKQADLASLENLNSVEGSPLNFHYSDEFEVKNAKVINSDIEADNGIIHVIDHVLLMG, from the coding sequence ATGGCAACTATTGTTGATGTCGCTGTCAATAATGATTCCTTTAAAACCTTAGTGGAAGCAGTCAAGGTTGCTGACCTAGTTGATACTTTAGCCAGTGGAGGCCCATTTACCGTTTTTGCCCCAACTGATGAGGCTTTTGCCAAACTTCCGCCTGGCACGATTCAAACCCTTGTACAAAATCCCCCGCAATTAGCAAGAATTTTAACCTATCATGTGGTATCGGGGGCTTATAAGCAAGCAGATTTAGCCTCATTAGAAAACCTAAATTCTGTGGAAGGATCACCCCTAAACTTCCATTATTCTGATGAATTTGAGGTAAAAAATGCCAAAGTAATTAACTCCGATATTGAGGCAGACAATGGCATTATTCACGTCATTGATCATGTTTTATTAATGGGTTAA
- a CDS encoding 1-acyl-sn-glycerol-3-phosphate acyltransferase, which translates to MNFWGYSPDEVLDQRDPKLLQSLLPIWQFLYDWYFRVETEGWHHIPQQGSFLLVSSHNGGLASPDLSMFFFDWVRRFGAERPVYGLMQQEAFTSARMLRSVARAGAVPATVRMATAAFKRESPVLVYPGGAEDLFRPYSRRNEIELAGRKGFIKLALRENVPIIPLVSVGAHETLVVLTDCKELMSFLRQFDLVDASTPLTQIFPIYLGLPWGIGIGFAPNLPLPAKIYTKVCSPIRFERSGREAARDRAYVDACYQQVYQAMQTSLDDLVARSQQRNFF; encoded by the coding sequence ATGAATTTTTGGGGTTACTCACCCGATGAAGTTCTAGATCAGCGCGATCCAAAACTCCTGCAATCCTTGTTACCGATTTGGCAATTTCTCTATGACTGGTATTTTCGGGTTGAAACTGAGGGTTGGCATCATATTCCTCAGCAAGGAAGTTTTCTACTGGTAAGTTCCCATAACGGTGGGTTAGCATCCCCTGATCTTTCTATGTTTTTCTTCGACTGGGTGCGTCGTTTTGGTGCCGAGCGACCAGTTTATGGTTTAATGCAACAAGAAGCCTTTACCTCTGCTAGAATGCTGCGTTCTGTGGCAAGAGCGGGGGCGGTTCCTGCAACTGTTAGGATGGCAACCGCTGCTTTTAAGCGAGAATCACCTGTTCTCGTTTATCCGGGAGGAGCTGAGGATCTGTTCCGTCCCTACAGTAGGCGAAATGAAATTGAGTTAGCAGGACGTAAGGGATTTATTAAACTGGCTTTAAGGGAAAATGTGCCGATTATTCCCCTTGTTTCCGTGGGTGCCCATGAAACGTTAGTGGTTTTAACTGATTGTAAAGAGTTAATGTCTTTTTTACGTCAATTTGATCTTGTGGATGCCAGTACACCTCTAACTCAAATTTTCCCGATTTATTTGGGCTTACCTTGGGGCATTGGAATTGGTTTTGCTCCTAATCTTCCTTTACCCGCTAAAATCTATACCAAAGTTTGTTCTCCCATTCGTTTTGAGCGTTCTGGTCGAGAAGCAGCGCGCGATCGCGCTTATGTTGATGCTTGTTATCAGCAAGTCTATCAAGCAATGCAGACTTCTCTCGATGATTTAGTGGCTCGATCGCAACAACGAAACTTTTTTTAA
- a CDS encoding CO2 hydration protein, with product MKTQTKLPPSQHEFADIIHRLEAGGAMLPDTEENLMQIIGIYKAYAIPMDFYWRNLLYIAERVFLNPIPAFKYFLPQEYLDRENHYAGDNADLRIWRGQGTAHPELLEFMEKGETKKIPRLLHHLWHDRINMEFAEICMRSMFWHGRDMGHGKFDAYLDSEEYRANADRAIKAYFKNNPVMLGLYKLFPEMFLEKVRELSYYANLGLFWEVMAPVFLEMSDQYDEGKITSVPEAMDFLVNGIFAIAGRPIYHHVHIDGETYEIIPKSKGFTWLYEAALPYVEAIFYRTSPFRGTKSYNAQAHEVPKEQKDFHYGILYADVFPVGTAGIPPTLLMQDLLHFLPSYLDNYYHQYCRGDDDKLIQLGITFQRSMYCVTSAVIQALRQALLYPLDDPNPKHLQANREFFESQLDRFKRPEARLRDIQSQGYR from the coding sequence ATGAAAACGCAAACTAAACTTCCCCCTTCCCAACACGAATTTGCCGATATTATTCACCGCCTAGAAGCAGGAGGCGCAATGCTTCCTGATACAGAAGAAAACTTAATGCAAATTATTGGGATTTATAAGGCTTATGCGATTCCCATGGATTTCTACTGGCGGAATTTACTTTATATTGCAGAACGAGTCTTTTTAAACCCCATTCCAGCTTTTAAATACTTTCTTCCTCAAGAATATTTAGATCGGGAAAATCACTATGCTGGGGATAATGCTGACTTAAGAATTTGGCGCGGACAAGGAACAGCCCATCCCGAACTTTTAGAATTTATGGAGAAGGGAGAAACGAAAAAGATTCCTCGTCTCTTGCATCATCTCTGGCATGATCGCATTAACATGGAATTTGCTGAAATTTGCATGAGATCTATGTTTTGGCATGGTCGAGACATGGGTCATGGTAAGTTTGATGCTTATCTCGACAGTGAAGAATATCGGGCTAATGCCGATCGCGCGATTAAGGCTTACTTTAAAAATAATCCTGTCATGCTGGGACTATATAAACTGTTCCCAGAAATGTTCTTAGAAAAGGTGCGAGAACTTTCTTACTATGCCAATTTAGGACTATTTTGGGAAGTCATGGCACCAGTATTTTTAGAAATGTCGGATCAGTATGACGAAGGGAAGATTACCTCTGTTCCCGAAGCCATGGATTTCTTAGTTAATGGCATTTTCGCGATCGCAGGTCGTCCTATTTATCATCATGTTCACATTGACGGGGAAACTTATGAAATTATCCCCAAAAGTAAAGGATTCACATGGTTATATGAAGCCGCTTTACCTTATGTCGAGGCAATTTTCTATCGCACTTCTCCATTTCGGGGGACAAAATCTTATAATGCCCAAGCCCATGAAGTTCCCAAGGAACAAAAAGATTTCCATTATGGGATTCTCTATGCTGATGTTTTCCCAGTAGGAACAGCTGGTATTCCCCCAACCCTGTTAATGCAGGATCTGTTGCATTTCCTTCCTTCCTACCTAGACAACTATTATCACCAGTATTGTCGGGGAGATGACGATAAATTAATTCAATTAGGGATTACTTTCCAACGTTCTATGTATTGTGTCACCTCAGCAGTAATTCAGGCTTTACGCCAAGCCTTACTTTATCCCCTTGATGATCCTAACCCGAAGCATCTGCAAGCAAATCGAGAGTTTTTTGAATCGCAACTCGATCGCTTTAAGCGTCCAGAAGCACGATTAAGGGATATTCAGTCTCAAGGGTATCGTTAG
- a CDS encoding NADH-quinone oxidoreductase subunit M — MLTVLLVLPILGVLFLGILPKTISSNRLRQISLVISIASFAWTMYLFSQFDLNVGGFQFNDFFPWLEPIGLNYHLSVDGISLPLVALNSFLSAIAIYSTSLKIERPRLYYILILLVNFGVAGALMAQNLLFFFLFYEVELIPFYLLINIWGGEKRGYAATKFILYTAVSGLLILIGFLGLAFLNGSGNFEYEAITTAGLSLQTQLILLTILLVGFAMKTPLVPLHTWQPDAYVEASPPVAILLGGILAKLGTYGIIRFCLQLFPETWNLTAPGLAIIGVVSVVYGALSAIAQLDIKRMVAYSSIGHMGYILVAAAAANSLSVLGAVAQMISHGLILALLFQLIGTVEAKVGTRDRDILSGLMNPIRGLPLTSGLLIAAGMASAGIPGLVGFIAEYIVFQGSFSRFPLATILCIIASGLTAVYFVILLNRTCFGKLDNSLAYYPKVLWSERLPALILTLIIFAFGIQPNWLVNWIEPTTNQVVSVTSYQISNNYENAN, encoded by the coding sequence ATGCTTACTGTTTTACTGGTTTTGCCAATTCTAGGAGTTTTATTCCTTGGAATTTTACCAAAGACGATTAGTTCCAATCGTTTACGTCAAATTAGCTTAGTTATCAGCATTGCCTCTTTTGCTTGGACAATGTATTTATTCTCTCAGTTTGATTTGAATGTTGGGGGATTTCAATTTAATGATTTTTTCCCTTGGCTTGAACCCATTGGCTTAAATTATCATCTGAGTGTCGATGGAATTTCCTTGCCGTTAGTTGCTTTAAATAGCTTTCTTAGCGCGATCGCGATTTATAGCACTTCTCTAAAAATTGAACGTCCTCGTCTTTATTACATCCTGATTTTACTGGTGAATTTTGGCGTAGCTGGGGCGTTAATGGCGCAAAATCTCCTGTTCTTTTTCCTCTTTTACGAAGTGGAGTTAATTCCCTTTTATCTTCTCATTAATATTTGGGGAGGTGAAAAACGAGGCTATGCAGCGACAAAATTTATTCTCTATACGGCGGTTTCAGGGTTACTGATTTTAATTGGATTTCTAGGGCTTGCCTTTCTCAATGGCAGTGGTAATTTTGAATATGAAGCGATTACCACAGCAGGACTTTCTCTGCAAACGCAATTAATTTTATTAACGATTCTTTTAGTCGGGTTTGCCATGAAAACCCCATTAGTTCCTCTTCATACTTGGCAACCTGATGCTTATGTAGAAGCCTCGCCCCCTGTTGCGATTTTATTAGGGGGAATCCTTGCCAAATTAGGGACTTATGGCATTATTCGCTTTTGCTTACAGTTGTTTCCTGAAACCTGGAATTTAACTGCGCCTGGACTTGCCATTATTGGAGTTGTCAGTGTGGTTTATGGGGCGTTAAGTGCCATTGCCCAACTCGATATTAAACGGATGGTGGCTTATAGTTCTATTGGTCACATGGGCTATATTTTAGTGGCAGCCGCTGCCGCCAATTCTTTAAGTGTTTTAGGGGCAGTTGCCCAAATGATTAGTCATGGTTTAATTCTTGCTTTGTTATTCCAATTAATTGGAACCGTAGAAGCCAAAGTAGGAACGCGCGATCGCGATATTCTCAGTGGTTTAATGAACCCCATTCGTGGTTTACCTTTAACCAGTGGTTTACTTATCGCAGCCGGAATGGCAAGTGCAGGAATCCCTGGATTAGTAGGATTTATTGCTGAATATATTGTCTTCCAAGGCAGTTTTTCTCGCTTCCCTCTCGCCACCATTTTGTGCATTATTGCTTCTGGGTTAACTGCTGTTTATTTTGTCATTCTTCTCAACCGAACTTGTTTTGGCAAGCTAGATAATTCTCTTGCTTACTATCCTAAAGTTTTGTGGTCAGAACGACTCCCTGCTTTAATTTTAACCCTGATTATTTTTGCCTTTGGCATTCAACCCAACTGGTTAGTGAATTGGATTGAACCCACAACTAATCAGGTCGTTTCTGTTACCAGTTACCAAATTAGCAATAACTATGAAAACGCAAACTAA
- a CDS encoding NAD(P)H-quinone oxidoreductase subunit F has protein sequence MNLSNTIWLIPLYPLLGMGLSILWSPGMISRTGPRPSGYINTLMTFFALLHSLLTFLTFSAQSSQYFSVTWLNAASLHIDFEWSVSQTKLIALMVVTGLNLFAQIYAMGYLENDWGWARFYSLLAFFEAGICTLILTNSLFFGYVMLEILTLGTYLIIGYWFNQTLVITGARDAFLTKRVGDLFLLMGVVALYPLAGTWNYQELAAWAQTADLNPTTATLLSLALIAGPVGKCAQFPLHLWLDEAMEGPLPATILRNAVVVCTGAWVLISLQPIIAISPIGLTVTIAIGTITAIGASLIAIAQTDIKRILSYAVSAYLGLVFIAVGMGETDTALGLLLTYSLAMAVLVMAVGNIILSNITQNVTMFGGLWSRRPITGLSYLAGVVALIAVPPLGEFWSLFNLLDTLWATQPWLAGVVLAVNGLTAFSLLRLFCLVFLGETKAMTVRSQEQLWLMVLPTTISAGFVLHLPLFLTNWELFPELEAVFSLPSLGLISSSFLGIISAVLLYGKGQPQLKLIPQSIKNFFAYDCYTLKAYQVTVVFTVNIISRLIAWFDQYIVDGLVNLIGLTTVLSGQGLKYNNSGVAQSYFLSIIAGVMLFGFVVCFPFLV, from the coding sequence ATGAACCTCTCAAATACGATTTGGCTAATTCCCTTGTATCCCCTGTTAGGGATGGGATTAAGTATTTTATGGTCTCCGGGGATGATTAGTCGCACTGGCCCTAGGCCATCAGGGTATATCAACACATTAATGACTTTTTTCGCCTTATTACATAGTTTACTTACTTTTTTGACCTTTTCGGCGCAATCATCTCAATACTTTAGCGTAACTTGGCTCAATGCAGCGAGTCTTCACATTGACTTTGAATGGTCAGTTTCCCAAACGAAACTCATTGCTTTAATGGTCGTTACTGGCTTAAATCTATTTGCCCAAATCTATGCCATGGGCTACTTAGAAAATGATTGGGGATGGGCGCGGTTCTATTCCTTACTTGCCTTTTTTGAAGCGGGAATTTGTACCCTTATCCTCACCAATTCTCTCTTCTTTGGCTATGTCATGTTAGAGATTCTCACCTTGGGAACTTATCTCATCATTGGCTATTGGTTTAACCAGACTTTAGTGATTACAGGGGCAAGAGATGCCTTTCTCACCAAACGGGTTGGGGACTTATTTCTCTTAATGGGGGTTGTTGCCCTTTATCCTCTAGCTGGAACTTGGAATTATCAAGAACTGGCTGCTTGGGCGCAAACTGCCGATTTAAATCCCACAACAGCCACTCTCCTTAGTTTGGCACTAATTGCTGGCCCAGTGGGGAAATGCGCTCAATTCCCTCTCCATTTGTGGCTAGATGAAGCTATGGAGGGGCCCCTTCCAGCAACGATTTTACGGAACGCTGTGGTGGTATGTACAGGCGCTTGGGTTCTGATTTCACTGCAGCCCATTATTGCGATTTCGCCAATTGGGTTAACCGTTACCATTGCCATTGGCACCATTACCGCTATTGGGGCAAGTTTGATTGCTATTGCCCAAACCGATATTAAACGAATTTTATCCTATGCCGTGAGCGCTTATTTAGGGTTAGTGTTTATTGCCGTTGGCATGGGAGAAACGGACACTGCTTTAGGATTACTTCTCACTTATTCCTTAGCCATGGCAGTTTTAGTGATGGCTGTCGGGAATATTATCCTGAGTAACATTACTCAAAATGTCACCATGTTCGGAGGATTATGGTCGCGTCGTCCCATTACTGGTTTATCCTACTTAGCAGGCGTGGTCGCGTTAATTGCTGTTCCACCACTAGGGGAGTTTTGGTCGTTATTTAATCTCCTTGATACGTTATGGGCAACTCAACCTTGGTTAGCAGGGGTCGTTTTAGCGGTCAATGGTTTAACTGCCTTTAGTCTGTTGCGATTATTCTGCCTTGTTTTTCTCGGAGAAACCAAAGCCATGACCGTGCGTTCTCAAGAACAATTATGGTTAATGGTTTTACCCACGACAATTAGTGCTGGTTTTGTATTACACTTACCTCTTTTTCTAACGAATTGGGAATTATTTCCTGAACTAGAAGCTGTTTTTTCCTTGCCTAGTTTAGGGTTAATTTCATCTAGCTTTTTAGGAATTATTAGTGCTGTTTTACTCTATGGTAAGGGTCAACCCCAGTTGAAACTTATTCCCCAAAGTATTAAAAACTTCTTTGCCTACGATTGCTATACGCTAAAGGCTTATCAAGTCACTGTTGTTTTTACTGTTAACATTATCTCCAGATTAATTGCTTGGTTTGACCAGTATATTGTCGATGGCTTGGTTAATTTAATTGGGTTAACAACGGTTTTGAGTGGTCAAGGTTTGAAATACAATAATTCTGGAGTTGCTCAATCCTATTTCCTTTCGATTATTGCAGGAGTCATGTTATTTGGCTTTGTCGTTTGTTTTCCATTTTTAGTTTAA
- a CDS encoding LysR family transcriptional regulator: protein MKNATLHQLRVFVVAAKHLSFTKAAEELFLTQPTVSMQMKQLTKAVGLPLFEQIGKRLYLTEAGEILYGSCQRIFSELGEFESAIADMKGLKQGQLRLSAVSTTKYFLPRIIGPFCQKYPGVELSMRFTNHERILQYLNENQDDVYILSQLPSTMDVNAHRILENPLVPIAPADHPLASESQIPFTRFAEEAFIMREPGSGTRQALEELFYKHESELNVRMELGSNEAIKQAILGGLGVSVLSQHTLTLEKDTGLFAILDVEDLPIYRNWYAIYPVGKQPSVVARTFLDYLEADPELTRNNRQLTMEN from the coding sequence ATGAAAAACGCAACGCTTCACCAACTGCGCGTCTTTGTGGTTGCCGCCAAACATCTCAGTTTTACTAAAGCAGCAGAAGAGTTATTTTTAACCCAGCCTACGGTGTCTATGCAGATGAAGCAACTCACCAAAGCAGTAGGGCTTCCTCTATTTGAACAAATTGGAAAACGGTTATATTTAACGGAAGCAGGGGAGATTTTATACGGGAGTTGTCAGCGTATATTTAGCGAATTGGGGGAATTTGAAAGCGCGATCGCGGATATGAAGGGATTAAAACAGGGACAGTTGCGCTTAAGTGCTGTCTCTACCACTAAATACTTTTTACCGCGTATTATTGGCCCCTTTTGCCAAAAGTATCCAGGGGTAGAACTGTCGATGCGTTTTACGAATCATGAGCGCATTTTGCAGTATCTCAATGAAAATCAAGATGATGTTTATATTCTAAGTCAACTTCCCTCAACCATGGATGTCAACGCCCATCGCATTTTAGAAAATCCCCTTGTTCCCATTGCACCCGCCGATCACCCTTTAGCGTCAGAGAGTCAGATTCCTTTTACTCGCTTTGCTGAAGAAGCCTTTATTATGCGCGAACCTGGATCAGGAACTCGTCAGGCGTTAGAAGAGTTATTTTATAAACACGAATCAGAATTAAACGTGCGAATGGAATTGGGAAGTAATGAAGCGATTAAGCAAGCGATTTTAGGTGGGTTAGGGGTCTCGGTGTTATCTCAACATACCCTCACTCTCGAAAAAGATACGGGGTTATTTGCTATTTTAGACGTGGAAGATCTACCCATTTACCGCAACTGGTACGCCATCTATCCTGTGGGAAAACAACCCTCTGTGGTCGCTCGTACCTTTTTAGACTACCTTGAAGCTGATCCAGAATTGACAAGAAATAATAGACAATTGACAATGGAGAATTAG
- a CDS encoding DUF2288 domain-containing protein — MTRDIKTALAESLEPANWEFLKPHAQRDALIIVSPSLDLVEVGSAIAQDETDSVQQWIQQQQLQKPSADQLSLWNVQPDKTFNALIVQPYVLIQELPTSETSEANDP, encoded by the coding sequence ATGACTAGAGATATTAAAACGGCACTTGCCGAAAGCCTAGAACCAGCTAATTGGGAATTTTTAAAACCCCATGCCCAACGAGATGCTTTAATTATTGTTTCCCCCAGTTTAGACTTAGTTGAAGTGGGAAGCGCGATCGCGCAAGATGAGACAGACTCAGTGCAACAGTGGATTCAACAGCAACAGTTACAGAAGCCCTCTGCGGATCAATTATCGTTGTGGAATGTCCAACCCGATAAAACTTTTAATGCCCTAATTGTTCAGCCCTATGTTCTAATTCAGGAACTTCCGACGAGTGAAACCTCCGAGGCAAATGATCCCTAA
- a CDS encoding YdcF family protein produces the protein MKRRKQKRWLVLLLLLFFAGWGSYKQLRSWLVQPETVLVLGGAEEREHYAAKLAKQEPDVNVVVSSGSPEWYAKKIFEQEGIERDRVYLDYRAQDTVTNFTTLVDDLKAQEIDSVYLVTSENHMTRARVIGEIVFGSRGITLKPIAVPTEFPDESWQKSVRDGARSLLWLTTGRTGSSFRDHLPRRFHSSEVPELEHRAEQLGH, from the coding sequence GTGAAAAGAAGAAAACAAAAACGTTGGTTAGTTCTGCTTTTACTTTTGTTTTTTGCAGGTTGGGGAAGCTACAAGCAATTAAGAAGCTGGCTGGTTCAACCTGAGACGGTATTGGTGTTAGGAGGGGCAGAAGAACGGGAACACTATGCCGCGAAACTAGCTAAACAGGAACCTGATGTTAATGTGGTCGTGTCTTCGGGAAGTCCAGAGTGGTATGCTAAGAAAATTTTTGAGCAAGAGGGAATTGAGCGCGATCGCGTTTATTTAGATTATCGCGCCCAAGATACAGTGACTAATTTCACTACTTTAGTGGATGACTTAAAAGCCCAAGAGATTGATAGTGTCTATTTGGTGACATCGGAAAACCACATGACTCGCGCCCGCGTGATTGGGGAAATTGTTTTTGGCAGTCGAGGAATTACCCTGAAGCCAATAGCTGTTCCTACGGAGTTTCCTGATGAATCTTGGCAGAAATCAGTGCGAGATGGAGCGCGATCGCTGTTATGGTTAACAACAGGACGCACAGGGTCAAGTTTTAGGGATCATTTGCCTCGGAGGTTTCACTCGTCGGAAGTTCCTGAATTAGAACATAGGGCTGAACAATTAGGGCATTAA
- the trxA gene encoding thioredoxin — translation MAETSYIQTEAEFDEIINSDSITVVDFTATWCGPCKLVSPLIDQLNEEYSDRAQIYKLDLDNHKPIAKRFSIKSIPAVMFFKGGEALETVVGAKTYDDYRQELEKHL, via the coding sequence ATGGCAGAAACATCTTACATTCAAACCGAAGCAGAATTTGATGAAATCATAAACAGCGACTCAATCACGGTGGTGGACTTTACCGCCACTTGGTGTGGTCCTTGTAAATTAGTTTCCCCCTTAATTGACCAATTAAATGAAGAATACAGCGATCGCGCTCAAATCTATAAGCTAGACTTAGATAATCACAAACCTATTGCTAAACGTTTTTCTATCAAAAGCATTCCTGCAGTAATGTTCTTCAAGGGAGGAGAAGCTTTAGAAACTGTAGTTGGCGCAAAAACCTACGACGATTATCGTCAAGAATTGGAAAAACACCTTTAA
- the petH gene encoding ferredoxin--NADP reductase — MYGPTPSANTIRNAEYANRFFIYEVEGLKQNEVTDQSESPIRKSGSVYITVPYNRMNQEMQRITRMGGKIKSIKPLNGSNNHSEQAGTKTASKSKTAMSDTKSKKKSDVPVNTYKPKNPLIGKCVENRELVKEGGIGRVRHLTFDVSDSELRYLEGQSIGIIPPGKDDKGKPHKLRLYSIASTRHGDYGDDNTVSLCVRELVYQHPETNETIYGVCSSYLCNLEEGADVTITGPVGKEMLLPEDPNATIIMMATGTGIAPYRAYLRRMFKEKHDDYKFNGFAWLIFGVPYTANILYQEELEEMQKEFPDNFRLTYALSREQKTADGKKMYIQNRVAEQVSEIWDLIQHENTHTYICGLKGMEDGIDEALSAEAEKHGKDWSEFQKSMKKAGRWHVETY, encoded by the coding sequence ATGTACGGTCCCACCCCGTCAGCCAATACAATTAGAAATGCAGAATATGCAAACCGCTTCTTTATCTATGAAGTGGAAGGCTTAAAACAAAACGAAGTCACTGATCAATCAGAATCCCCCATTCGTAAAAGTGGCAGCGTTTATATCACGGTTCCCTATAACCGCATGAACCAGGAAATGCAACGCATTACCCGCATGGGTGGGAAAATAAAAAGTATCAAACCCCTCAACGGTAGCAATAATCACTCAGAACAGGCTGGGACAAAAACCGCATCTAAATCAAAAACAGCCATGAGTGATACCAAATCCAAGAAGAAATCAGACGTTCCTGTTAACACCTATAAACCGAAAAATCCCTTAATCGGTAAATGTGTGGAAAACCGAGAACTGGTTAAAGAAGGAGGAATTGGTCGCGTTCGTCATCTCACCTTTGATGTTTCTGACAGCGAATTACGATATCTAGAAGGTCAAAGTATTGGCATTATTCCCCCCGGCAAAGATGACAAAGGTAAGCCCCATAAATTGCGCTTATATTCCATTGCTTCTACCCGTCATGGGGATTATGGGGATGATAACACCGTTTCTCTCTGCGTTCGCGAGTTAGTCTATCAACATCCTGAAACCAACGAAACCATTTATGGCGTTTGTTCTAGCTATCTCTGTAACTTAGAGGAAGGCGCAGATGTTACCATTACCGGCCCAGTAGGGAAAGAAATGTTACTTCCTGAAGACCCCAACGCCACTATTATTATGATGGCAACGGGAACAGGAATTGCACCTTATCGGGCTTACTTACGTCGCATGTTTAAGGAAAAGCATGACGACTATAAGTTTAATGGGTTTGCATGGCTAATTTTTGGCGTTCCTTATACCGCAAATATTCTCTATCAGGAAGAATTAGAGGAAATGCAAAAAGAATTTCCTGATAACTTCCGTCTCACTTATGCCCTCAGTCGGGAACAAAAAACCGCCGACGGTAAGAAAATGTACATTCAAAACCGTGTCGCTGAACAAGTTTCCGAAATTTGGGACTTAATTCAACACGAAAATACTCACACCTATATTTGTGGTTTGAAAGGCATGGAAGATGGCATTGATGAAGCCCTCTCCGCCGAAGCCGAAAAACATGGCAAAGACTGGTCTGAATTCCAAAAAAGTATGAAGAAAGCAGGACGTTGGCACGTAGAAACTTACTAA
- a CDS encoding PadR family transcriptional regulator has translation MLELATLGLLQKEPLHGYKLKQQLEQFISGCISVNYGAIYPLLKRLEQKGYLDLSITEGEAGGNKKIYAITEAGRERFQEKMQESPKESWVNARSRFMIKFIFFSHISPQKRIKLMEERLAVCKARLKEHKGEPQPDDYYLATACNRYLAVIEDEINWLTQQLNNERSVFTSATTSLR, from the coding sequence ATGTTAGAACTAGCAACCCTCGGATTGCTACAAAAAGAACCTTTGCACGGTTATAAACTAAAGCAACAGTTAGAACAATTTATTAGTGGCTGTATTAGTGTTAATTACGGGGCAATTTATCCCTTGCTGAAGCGGTTAGAACAAAAGGGATATTTAGATCTCTCCATTACCGAAGGAGAAGCTGGGGGGAATAAGAAAATTTATGCCATTACCGAAGCAGGGAGAGAGCGTTTTCAGGAAAAGATGCAGGAATCCCCGAAAGAAAGCTGGGTCAATGCGCGATCGCGCTTTATGATTAAGTTCATCTTTTTTAGCCATATCTCCCCCCAAAAGCGAATTAAGCTAATGGAGGAGCGTTTAGCCGTTTGCAAAGCTCGCCTAAAAGAACACAAGGGCGAACCCCAGCCAGATGATTATTATTTAGCGACTGCTTGCAACCGCTACTTAGCCGTCATTGAAGACGAAATCAACTGGCTAACTCAGCAATTGAATAATGAGAGGTCAGTGTTTACCAGTGCAACAACTTCTCTCCGATAA